The proteins below come from a single Rhizobium sp. BT04 genomic window:
- a CDS encoding EAL domain-containing protein: MKGGRGFRLSGLRPVRLFFILMMIGLPLSAQVLPFVNYLDNALVSWRFSAAPRVASGNIVYVAIDKRSLDAVGTWPWPRSLYAELIDKLTAAGAGDIFIDVDFSTPSISAEDGRLAKALREAGGGVILPVFKQYLGAETGSQTVVTRPIPDLAGNAWLSLANVSLDGDGTVRRFALGDSLDNQPTQSVAAVLAKFDRAAGSYPIDYSIAPASVPTFSLSDVLAGTVGRPDLEGRSVVVGAYATELKDIFPVPVYGALPGAMLHILASETILQKRLLEEVDQMPLELLFAAAIIALALGMRSRPAAHAVAFALAIVVAGEVTAFFLQKDHALIIHTVRPWIILLVGLVMLLNERVDFGRFLVELANAEQRNTRRLLERIVADSADAVIAFDDQFRILNESASAAAMLALEPQADRCRTLDALIPSSLVHRIVKLVSDYMAQPGTIHACTARFSLQTERGTKHLEAAITISPVERPGESGIVATKSFIGSLIVRDMTARRRYEDKLQRLSEFDELTGLMNRREFRRRLDRLEGECHVIALGLHRFSVLNTAMGRDVGDELLRAVATRMEEMGAISFVGRLGGDVFTAVIPASEECGQERCAQFILDLFREPFELGGSMIHVAARLGICTSPARNGDADIWIQNAEIALDDAKRVAGSGWRAHDPVTALRQHQSRLLERQMRAALDHREFFLLYQPQVDLKTGKLVGAEALLRWKHPEFGLVSPADFIPVAEASGFICDLGCWALAEACRAASEWPDGLNLAVNVSPIQFSRPELVAEVKAALATSGLPASRLHLEITESAFVDGSEQVMSVISELRALGIAVALDDFGTGYSSLSYMAGFPLDKLKIDQSFVRKIADDPKILAIVATVGSLAHGLGLKVVAEGIETETEWQMLAQMGCEEGQGYFFGKPQSSAALITLSREPNWTLAA, from the coding sequence ATGAAGGGCGGTCGTGGTTTTCGGCTGTCGGGCTTGCGCCCCGTCAGGCTGTTCTTCATCCTGATGATGATCGGCCTGCCGCTCTCGGCGCAAGTCCTGCCCTTCGTGAACTATCTCGACAATGCCCTGGTGAGCTGGCGCTTCAGCGCAGCACCACGCGTGGCGTCCGGAAATATCGTCTATGTCGCGATCGATAAGCGCAGCCTCGATGCCGTCGGCACCTGGCCGTGGCCCCGCAGCCTCTATGCCGAGCTCATCGACAAGCTGACTGCGGCAGGCGCCGGTGACATCTTTATCGACGTCGATTTCAGCACGCCCTCGATCTCTGCCGAGGATGGCCGGCTGGCCAAGGCGCTGCGTGAGGCCGGAGGCGGCGTGATCCTGCCGGTCTTCAAGCAATATCTCGGCGCCGAGACCGGATCGCAGACGGTGGTGACGCGGCCGATTCCCGATCTCGCCGGCAATGCCTGGCTTTCCCTCGCCAATGTCAGCCTCGACGGCGATGGCACGGTCAGGCGGTTTGCGCTCGGCGATAGTCTCGACAATCAGCCGACGCAGAGCGTTGCCGCGGTGCTGGCGAAATTCGACAGGGCGGCCGGCTCCTATCCGATCGATTATTCGATCGCCCCGGCGAGCGTCCCGACATTCTCGCTGTCGGATGTTCTTGCGGGGACGGTCGGCAGGCCCGATCTGGAAGGGCGCTCGGTGGTCGTTGGCGCCTATGCGACCGAGCTGAAGGATATTTTCCCCGTTCCGGTCTATGGCGCGCTGCCCGGCGCGATGCTTCATATCCTCGCTTCCGAAACGATCCTGCAGAAGCGGCTGCTCGAAGAAGTCGACCAGATGCCGCTGGAGCTTCTCTTTGCCGCAGCTATTATCGCGCTCGCCCTTGGAATGCGCAGCCGGCCCGCAGCCCATGCCGTGGCGTTTGCGCTTGCCATCGTCGTCGCCGGCGAAGTGACGGCCTTCTTTCTGCAGAAGGATCATGCTCTCATCATCCACACGGTCCGGCCGTGGATCATTCTTCTTGTCGGTCTCGTGATGTTGTTGAACGAGAGGGTCGATTTTGGCCGGTTTCTGGTCGAGCTTGCCAATGCCGAGCAGCGCAACACGCGCCGGCTGCTCGAGAGGATCGTGGCTGACAGCGCCGACGCGGTCATCGCCTTCGACGATCAGTTCCGCATTCTCAACGAAAGCGCCTCGGCTGCGGCGATGCTGGCTTTGGAGCCACAGGCAGACAGGTGCAGAACGCTTGACGCGCTGATCCCGTCCTCTCTCGTTCATCGCATCGTCAAGCTTGTTTCGGATTATATGGCGCAGCCGGGCACGATCCACGCCTGTACCGCGCGTTTTTCGCTTCAAACCGAGCGAGGGACAAAGCACCTTGAGGCAGCGATCACCATTTCGCCTGTCGAACGACCCGGCGAATCCGGCATCGTCGCCACGAAATCCTTCATCGGCAGCCTGATCGTCAGGGATATGACCGCCCGCCGGCGTTACGAAGACAAGCTTCAGCGTCTGTCCGAGTTCGACGAGTTGACCGGTCTGATGAACAGGCGCGAATTCCGCCGTCGCCTCGATCGGCTCGAGGGCGAATGCCATGTGATCGCGCTGGGGCTGCATCGTTTCTCCGTACTGAATACGGCGATGGGACGGGATGTCGGGGATGAGCTTTTGAGGGCCGTCGCTACGCGCATGGAGGAAATGGGCGCAATCAGCTTCGTCGGACGGCTGGGGGGCGATGTCTTCACGGCCGTCATTCCGGCGTCCGAGGAATGCGGTCAAGAGCGGTGCGCGCAGTTCATCCTTGACCTTTTCAGAGAGCCGTTTGAGCTTGGCGGTTCGATGATCCACGTCGCCGCCCGGCTCGGGATCTGCACCAGCCCGGCGCGCAACGGCGACGCCGACATTTGGATTCAGAACGCCGAAATTGCGCTCGACGACGCCAAGCGGGTGGCTGGCAGCGGGTGGCGCGCACATGATCCAGTAACCGCTTTGCGGCAGCATCAATCGCGGCTGCTCGAGCGGCAGATGCGCGCTGCTCTCGATCATCGCGAATTCTTCCTGTTGTATCAGCCGCAGGTGGATCTCAAGACAGGCAAACTGGTCGGCGCCGAAGCCCTTTTGCGATGGAAGCATCCTGAGTTCGGGCTGGTTTCGCCTGCAGACTTCATTCCCGTTGCCGAAGCCAGCGGCTTCATCTGTGATCTCGGCTGCTGGGCGCTTGCCGAAGCATGCCGGGCGGCGTCCGAGTGGCCTGATGGACTCAATCTCGCCGTCAACGTATCGCCGATCCAGTTTTCCCGGCCGGAGCTGGTTGCAGAGGTCAAGGCTGCGTTGGCGACAAGCGGCCTGCCGGCCTCGCGACTGCATCTCGAAATTACCGAATCCGCCTTTGTCGATGGCAGCGAGCAGGTCATGTCGGTCATCTCAGAGCTTAGAGCGCTTGGCATTGCCGTCGCGCTCGACGATTTCGGAACCGGCTATTCGTCGCTGAGCTATATGGCCGGCTTTCCCCTCGACAAGCTCAAGATCGACCAATCCTTCGTCAGGAAGATCGCTGATGATCCAAAGATCCTCGCGATCGTCGCGACGGTCGGCTCACTTGCCCACGGGCTGGGACTCAAGGTCGTGGCAGAGGGGATAGAGACAGAGACGGAATGGCAGATGCTGGCGCAGATGGGCTGCGAGGAGGGGCAGGGCTACTTCTTCGGTAAGCCGCAATCGTCCGCCGCGCTGATTACGCTTTCGCGCGAGCCGAACTGGACCCTTGCTGCATGA
- a CDS encoding FecR domain-containing protein gives MAKASQQVNFTVDKRNWVAVRAGDIIPNTAWISTGPRGRVQLVRGVESLSFQPNTVAGIYTSGFGERKTEVVEQTGVLDLEIEKRSKPHTTVQTPFLAAVVKGTNFRVSVSKSAAEVTVNRGLVQVTSFASGQRANVGPGQGASVDGVKGMTVSGDVSTPEVTAVAPSVARVPAVGATTLNGQTETESSKPSGTSSSVSNSAGSGGRDSASGSFGSEGRNGNHYGVDNGSSNGSMNAASNGGAQGEAVGKDKDKQDKKDKKDKKDKDKGKGKR, from the coding sequence GTGGCCAAGGCCAGCCAGCAGGTGAATTTCACCGTCGACAAGCGCAACTGGGTGGCGGTTCGAGCGGGAGACATCATCCCCAACACCGCCTGGATCTCGACGGGGCCGAGGGGACGCGTCCAGCTGGTGCGCGGCGTCGAAAGCCTTTCGTTTCAGCCCAACACCGTCGCGGGCATCTACACTTCGGGCTTTGGCGAAAGGAAGACGGAGGTCGTCGAGCAGACGGGCGTGCTCGATCTGGAGATCGAGAAGCGCAGCAAGCCGCATACAACAGTCCAGACGCCTTTCCTGGCGGCCGTGGTGAAGGGCACGAATTTCCGCGTCTCCGTCTCGAAATCTGCGGCTGAGGTTACTGTCAACCGCGGCCTGGTGCAGGTGACCTCGTTTGCGAGCGGTCAAAGGGCGAATGTCGGGCCGGGGCAGGGCGCATCCGTCGACGGCGTGAAAGGCATGACGGTTTCCGGCGACGTTTCGACGCCTGAGGTGACCGCGGTCGCCCCGTCAGTGGCAAGAGTACCTGCCGTCGGCGCAACGACGCTCAACGGGCAGACCGAGACAGAGAGCTCGAAGCCATCCGGCACGTCTTCATCAGTTTCCAATAGTGCCGGCTCGGGCGGCCGAGATAGTGCATCCGGCTCCTTCGGCAGCGAGGGCCGCAACGGCAATCACTACGGTGTCGATAATGGCTCCAGCAATGGCAGCATGAATGCCGCCAGCAACGGCGGCGCGCAGGGAGAGGCTGTCGGGAAGGATAAGGATAAGCAAGATAAGAAAGATAAAAAGGACAAAAAGGATAAGGACAAAGGCAAGGGGAAACGATGA